The Oncorhynchus gorbuscha isolate QuinsamMale2020 ecotype Even-year unplaced genomic scaffold, OgorEven_v1.0 Un_scaffold_390, whole genome shotgun sequence genome includes a region encoding these proteins:
- the depdc7a gene encoding DEP domain-containing protein 7 isoform X1: MLHKPRGEQGMAGKPFRATFIWSSIIANLQQRIQVKRHRHKLKTYHDCFLGSEAVDVVLAHVIQSRFCGDAEVPRSKAVRLCQALMDSRVFEAVGTNVFGNKEKRRATFEDSSCSLYRLLPLPSSPTTMTSSHSTSTITIESGYDSPSKHRNSYSPPLKRKEDQYSINHSPVKTDKSLEDVLGNLNITSTITPQMINLGLSQELVGEVWRQQTVFRLLQLIELPLLESLLEGEERPRPPLHSMDSDPDLLYTSSYLDREVLKAFSEAQADEWLSAAVDCLEFLPDDLVVEVSRGLPRCGEDQGQCKRLVYGILVQHYGETQHPPLLSNHVFDIHSSISELLVNGKREQALEALQLCLKLQDSSSKEELRRLLLFMAIAAKPQEVKLHKEVENRMAVKRSFSSAIVYSMRLAKGKVDLLVLFMVENHCDVFKIPVSLHQLVSDRLTNIVKGKDPQVLTASTYCRRVNGRAYVESKQKTTKEELWALLKTIHENSKLSNKEKRRLLGQFYKGHPEIFVQYFGSRLSSDDL, translated from the exons GAGAGCAGGGCATGGCCGGTAAGCCGTTCCGGGCCACCTTCATCTGGAGCAGCATAATCGCCAACCTCCAGCAGCGCATCCAGGTCAAGCGCCACCGCCATAAGCTCAAGACCTACCATGACTGTTTCCTGGGGTCAGAGGCTGTGGACGTGGTGCTGGCTCATGTCATCCAGTCACGGTTCTGCGGCGATGCCGAGGTGCCTCGCTCCAAGGCCGTACGCCTCTGCCAGGCCCTGATGGATTCGCGGGTGTTCGAGGCGGTGGGCACCAACGTATTTGGGAATAAGGAGAAGAGGCGTGCCACCTTCGAGGACAGTAGCTGTAGTCTGTACCGGTTGCTTCCGCTTCCGTCTAGTCCCACTACCATGACCAGCTCGCACTCGACGAGCACCATCACCATCGAGAGTGGATACGACTCGCCGAGCAAACACCGGAACAGCTACAGCCCACCTCTCAAACG TAAAGAGGACCAGTACTCCATCAACCACTCTCCGGTCAAAACAGACAAATCACTAGAGGACGTGTTGGGGAACCTCAACATCACCTCAACCATCACCCCACAGATGATCAACCTCGGCCTCTCACAGGAGT TGGTGGGTGAGGTGTGGCGCCAGCAGACGGTGTTCAGGCTGCTGCAGCTGATAGAGCTCCCCCTTCTGGAGAGTCTGTTGGAGGGAGAGGAGCGACCCAGGCCCCCTCTACACAGCATGGACAGTGACCCAGACCTGCTCTACACATCCAGCTACCTGGACAGAGAGGTCCTGAAGGCCTTCAGCGAAGCACA ggctGATGAGTGGTTGTCGGCGGCGGTGGACTGTCTAGAGTTCCTGCCAGATGACTTGGTGGTTGAGGTGAGCAGGGGTCTGCCCCGCTGCGGTGAGGACCAGGGCCAGTGTAAGAGACTGGTGTATGGGATCCTGGTCCAGCACTACGGAGAGACACAGCACCCTCCACTACTCAGCAACCACGTCTTCGACATCCACTCCAGCATCTCTGAACTACTGG TGAATGGGAAGAGGGAGCAGGCTCTGGAGgccctacagctgtgtctgaaaCTACAGGACTCTAGCAGTAAAGAGGAGCTACGCAGACTGCTGCTATTCATGGCTATCGCTGCTAAACCGCAGGAGGTCAAACTGCACAAAGag GTAGAGAACAGGATGGCGGTGAAGAGATCTTTCTCTAGTGCCATCGTCTACAGCATGAGACTGGCCAAGGGGAAGGTTGACCTGCTGGTGCTGTTTATGGTGGAAAACCACTGTGACGTCTTCAAG ATTCCAGTGTCGTTGCACCAACTTGTGAGCGACAGACTGACCAACATTGTGAAGGGGAAAGACCCACAAGTCTTAACAG CCTCTACATATTGCAGGCGAGTCAATGGAAGAGCGTATGTGGAGAGCAAACAGAAGACCACCAAAGAGGAACTATGGGCTCTACTGAAGACAATCCATGAGAACTCCAAACTGTCCAACAAAGAGAAGAGACGCTTGCTGGGACAGTTCTACAAGGGGCATCCTGAGATCTTTGTCCAGTACTTTGGAAGCAGATTGTCAAGTGATGATCTGTAG
- the depdc7a gene encoding DEP domain-containing protein 7 isoform X2 has protein sequence MAGKPFRATFIWSSIIANLQQRIQVKRHRHKLKTYHDCFLGSEAVDVVLAHVIQSRFCGDAEVPRSKAVRLCQALMDSRVFEAVGTNVFGNKEKRRATFEDSSCSLYRLLPLPSSPTTMTSSHSTSTITIESGYDSPSKHRNSYSPPLKRKEDQYSINHSPVKTDKSLEDVLGNLNITSTITPQMINLGLSQELVGEVWRQQTVFRLLQLIELPLLESLLEGEERPRPPLHSMDSDPDLLYTSSYLDREVLKAFSEAQADEWLSAAVDCLEFLPDDLVVEVSRGLPRCGEDQGQCKRLVYGILVQHYGETQHPPLLSNHVFDIHSSISELLVNGKREQALEALQLCLKLQDSSSKEELRRLLLFMAIAAKPQEVKLHKEVENRMAVKRSFSSAIVYSMRLAKGKVDLLVLFMVENHCDVFKIPVSLHQLVSDRLTNIVKGKDPQVLTASTYCRRVNGRAYVESKQKTTKEELWALLKTIHENSKLSNKEKRRLLGQFYKGHPEIFVQYFGSRLSSDDL, from the exons ATGGCCGGTAAGCCGTTCCGGGCCACCTTCATCTGGAGCAGCATAATCGCCAACCTCCAGCAGCGCATCCAGGTCAAGCGCCACCGCCATAAGCTCAAGACCTACCATGACTGTTTCCTGGGGTCAGAGGCTGTGGACGTGGTGCTGGCTCATGTCATCCAGTCACGGTTCTGCGGCGATGCCGAGGTGCCTCGCTCCAAGGCCGTACGCCTCTGCCAGGCCCTGATGGATTCGCGGGTGTTCGAGGCGGTGGGCACCAACGTATTTGGGAATAAGGAGAAGAGGCGTGCCACCTTCGAGGACAGTAGCTGTAGTCTGTACCGGTTGCTTCCGCTTCCGTCTAGTCCCACTACCATGACCAGCTCGCACTCGACGAGCACCATCACCATCGAGAGTGGATACGACTCGCCGAGCAAACACCGGAACAGCTACAGCCCACCTCTCAAACG TAAAGAGGACCAGTACTCCATCAACCACTCTCCGGTCAAAACAGACAAATCACTAGAGGACGTGTTGGGGAACCTCAACATCACCTCAACCATCACCCCACAGATGATCAACCTCGGCCTCTCACAGGAGT TGGTGGGTGAGGTGTGGCGCCAGCAGACGGTGTTCAGGCTGCTGCAGCTGATAGAGCTCCCCCTTCTGGAGAGTCTGTTGGAGGGAGAGGAGCGACCCAGGCCCCCTCTACACAGCATGGACAGTGACCCAGACCTGCTCTACACATCCAGCTACCTGGACAGAGAGGTCCTGAAGGCCTTCAGCGAAGCACA ggctGATGAGTGGTTGTCGGCGGCGGTGGACTGTCTAGAGTTCCTGCCAGATGACTTGGTGGTTGAGGTGAGCAGGGGTCTGCCCCGCTGCGGTGAGGACCAGGGCCAGTGTAAGAGACTGGTGTATGGGATCCTGGTCCAGCACTACGGAGAGACACAGCACCCTCCACTACTCAGCAACCACGTCTTCGACATCCACTCCAGCATCTCTGAACTACTGG TGAATGGGAAGAGGGAGCAGGCTCTGGAGgccctacagctgtgtctgaaaCTACAGGACTCTAGCAGTAAAGAGGAGCTACGCAGACTGCTGCTATTCATGGCTATCGCTGCTAAACCGCAGGAGGTCAAACTGCACAAAGag GTAGAGAACAGGATGGCGGTGAAGAGATCTTTCTCTAGTGCCATCGTCTACAGCATGAGACTGGCCAAGGGGAAGGTTGACCTGCTGGTGCTGTTTATGGTGGAAAACCACTGTGACGTCTTCAAG ATTCCAGTGTCGTTGCACCAACTTGTGAGCGACAGACTGACCAACATTGTGAAGGGGAAAGACCCACAAGTCTTAACAG CCTCTACATATTGCAGGCGAGTCAATGGAAGAGCGTATGTGGAGAGCAAACAGAAGACCACCAAAGAGGAACTATGGGCTCTACTGAAGACAATCCATGAGAACTCCAAACTGTCCAACAAAGAGAAGAGACGCTTGCTGGGACAGTTCTACAAGGGGCATCCTGAGATCTTTGTCCAGTACTTTGGAAGCAGATTGTCAAGTGATGATCTGTAG